One genomic window of Trichlorobacter lovleyi includes the following:
- a CDS encoding MacB family efflux pump subunit, which translates to MAKTLLEIDAVVRRFSTGDQQVEVLKGIDLTIRSGEMVAIVGASGSGKSTLMNILGCLDRPSEGSYRIDGRETGSLSNDELASLRRDYFGFIFQRYHLLPHLTAIQNTEIPAIYAGANKHFRQERARKILERLGLGDRCDHRPNQLSGGQQQRVSIARALMNGGDVILADEPTGALDSTSGKEMMAVLHELHASGHTIILVTHDQQVAAHAERIIEISDGAIIRDQANPKRQASATAALAEKVVVKQAGNFLQANWGRFAEAFKMALIAMLSHRMRTLLTMLGIIIGITSVVSVVALGQGAQQKVIKDISAMGTNVIDVNPGKDWGDEDAAGIQTLVQSDLEALKAQVYVDSASPTTGGSHLLRYRNLTANASVNGVSEQYFRVKGYEIADGIAFSAADVKQQAQVVVIDQNTRKKFFSNQDPIGMILFVGSLPCRVIGITKVKDGPMGNSSNLEVWIPYTAAMNRLLGQQYFSSITVRVKDGISNPVAEQSITRLVTQRHGRKDFYTNSSDSIMKTINKTTTTLKLMISAIAVISLIVGGIGVMNIMLVSVTERTHEIGIRMAVGARQEDIMQQFLIESVLVCLQGGVIGIVCSWGVAKVFSLFVTSFAMQFSLMSIVSAFLCSTMIGVIFGFLPARNAARLDPIEALARE; encoded by the coding sequence ATGGCCAAGACGCTCCTTGAAATAGATGCCGTGGTGCGCCGGTTCTCAACCGGTGACCAGCAGGTGGAGGTCCTCAAGGGGATCGACCTGACCATCCGTAGCGGAGAGATGGTGGCCATTGTCGGTGCCTCCGGTTCGGGCAAGTCCACCCTGATGAATATCCTAGGCTGCCTGGACCGTCCCAGTGAGGGGAGCTACCGGATCGACGGCCGGGAGACCGGCAGCCTGTCAAATGACGAATTGGCCAGTCTCAGGCGTGACTACTTCGGATTCATCTTCCAGCGTTACCACCTGCTGCCCCACCTGACCGCCATTCAGAATACGGAGATACCGGCCATCTATGCCGGCGCGAACAAGCATTTCCGGCAGGAACGTGCCAGAAAGATCCTTGAACGGCTTGGCCTGGGAGACCGGTGCGATCACCGTCCCAATCAGCTTTCCGGTGGCCAGCAGCAGCGAGTCAGTATTGCCAGGGCGTTGATGAACGGCGGTGACGTCATTCTGGCGGATGAGCCAACCGGCGCCCTGGACAGCACAAGCGGCAAAGAGATGATGGCGGTGCTGCATGAACTGCATGCCAGTGGCCATACCATCATTCTGGTGACCCACGATCAGCAGGTGGCCGCCCATGCTGAACGGATCATCGAGATCAGTGACGGTGCGATTATCCGCGACCAGGCGAACCCGAAACGGCAGGCTTCAGCAACTGCCGCACTGGCGGAAAAGGTTGTTGTCAAACAGGCGGGTAACTTCCTGCAGGCCAACTGGGGCAGATTTGCCGAAGCCTTCAAAATGGCCCTGATCGCCATGCTGTCCCACCGCATGCGGACCCTGTTGACCATGCTGGGGATCATCATCGGCATAACCTCGGTTGTTTCTGTTGTGGCACTTGGCCAGGGAGCGCAACAAAAGGTCATCAAGGATATCAGCGCCATGGGTACGAATGTCATCGACGTCAACCCCGGCAAGGACTGGGGTGATGAAGACGCTGCCGGTATCCAGACCCTTGTGCAGTCCGACCTGGAGGCCCTCAAGGCGCAGGTGTATGTCGACAGCGCCTCGCCCACAACCGGAGGCAGCCATTTGCTGCGCTACCGCAACCTGACCGCCAATGCTTCGGTGAACGGCGTCAGTGAACAGTACTTCCGGGTCAAGGGGTATGAGATTGCCGATGGCATCGCCTTCAGCGCCGCCGACGTCAAACAGCAGGCCCAGGTGGTGGTCATTGACCAGAATACGCGCAAAAAGTTCTTCAGCAACCAGGACCCGATCGGCATGATTCTGTTTGTCGGCTCGCTGCCCTGCCGGGTCATCGGTATCACCAAAGTCAAAGACGGCCCCATGGGAAACAGCTCGAATCTTGAGGTCTGGATACCCTACACGGCTGCCATGAACCGGCTCCTGGGGCAGCAGTATTTCAGCTCGATTACGGTGCGGGTCAAGGATGGCATCTCCAACCCGGTTGCAGAACAGAGTATCACCAGGCTGGTCACCCAGCGCCATGGCCGCAAGGACTTCTACACCAACAGCAGCGACAGCATCATGAAGACCATCAACAAGACCACCACCACGCTGAAGCTGATGATCTCGGCCATTGCTGTGATATCGCTGATTGTCGGCGGCATCGGCGTCATGAACATCATGCTGGTGTCGGTCACGGAGCGGACCCACGAGATCGGCATCCGGATGGCGGTTGGAGCGCGTCAGGAGGATATCATGCAGCAGTTTCTGATCGAGTCGGTTCTGGTCTGCCTGCAGGGGGGGGTGATCGGCATCGTCTGTTCCTGGGGCGTGGCAAAGGTGTTCTCGCTGTTCGTGACCAGCTTTGCCATGCAGTTTTCGCTCATGTCGATTGTCTCGGCCTTCCTCTGTTCAACCATGATCGGTGTCATCTTCGGCTTCCTGCCGGCCCGCAATGCGGCCCGCTTGGATCCGATCGAAGCACTAGCCAGGGAGTGA
- a CDS encoding transglycosylase domain-containing protein, with the protein MQSSSDSISRRPLRWLVICCICLTTFWVSSALAQEPIAAYPILPTGYHSIKVFDSQSRFVGRLLPEKRYWVSIDRIPLFLQKAIVAVEDARFYEHGGVDLRGIARAAVKNVVRGRLAEGGSTITQQLIKNKYLSSEKTLDRKVNEGLMALEFEKKYTKRQILEMYLNEIYYGNGAWGIAQAARIYFDKSPEELTDIECSFLAGIPKNPGRYNPLGKPADVARRRSIVLQRMVEVGVLPASQLRQQISHTAAPVPPNRAPWYLALVQAKLVERYGPAVFEQGGLEITTAMDLGLQLKAEQILHDGVVKLSPQLQGALVAFDPVSGNLLATVGGTEYVKGGFNRALQAKRQPGSAIKPLIYAAALEQGVTAASLWNDAAVSYPQGDGESWTPHNYDGKSHGSMTLRQALASSNNVIAVKLLETIGIPAFTELAAKNGLALHGNNLSLALGTEEVTLHDLVLAYAPFATGGVRTEPRSILRIYETYRKNWFENTTSSSQALSPATAFITTSMLKDVLTSGTAKGLKKFSQKYPSAGKTGTTNDYHDAWFIGYTPHLVTGVWVGYDQPRSGGKGFTGGAVAAPIWERFMRQALAGRPADDFTRPDSVISVSIDPANALLATPACPAKREEFFACGTEPDDYCPMHDATAAPAAAAPGPALKPSPSH; encoded by the coding sequence GTGCAGAGTAGTTCCGATTCCATTTCAAGACGCCCTCTTCGTTGGCTCGTCATCTGCTGTATCTGCCTGACCACCTTCTGGGTTTCATCAGCGTTGGCCCAGGAGCCAATTGCCGCCTACCCGATCCTGCCGACCGGCTACCACTCCATCAAGGTCTTTGACAGCCAGAGCCGCTTTGTCGGCCGGCTGCTGCCGGAAAAACGCTACTGGGTCAGCATTGACCGGATACCCCTCTTTCTGCAAAAGGCGATTGTTGCGGTTGAGGATGCCCGCTTTTATGAACATGGCGGCGTTGATCTACGCGGTATCGCCCGGGCTGCCGTCAAAAACGTGGTCAGGGGCCGACTGGCTGAAGGCGGCTCCACCATCACCCAGCAGTTGATCAAGAACAAGTATCTCAGCAGCGAAAAGACCCTTGACCGCAAGGTCAACGAAGGGCTGATGGCGCTTGAGTTTGAGAAAAAATACACCAAGCGCCAGATTCTGGAAATGTACCTGAACGAGATCTACTATGGCAATGGAGCTTGGGGCATTGCCCAGGCCGCCCGGATCTACTTTGACAAAAGCCCTGAAGAACTGACCGATATTGAGTGTTCCTTCCTGGCCGGTATTCCCAAGAACCCCGGCCGCTACAACCCGCTGGGCAAACCTGCCGATGTGGCCAGGCGGCGCTCGATTGTGCTGCAAAGGATGGTTGAGGTGGGTGTGCTGCCGGCCAGCCAGCTGCGTCAGCAGATCAGTCACACGGCAGCGCCGGTCCCGCCCAACCGTGCCCCCTGGTATCTGGCACTGGTACAGGCAAAACTGGTTGAACGCTATGGCCCGGCGGTCTTTGAACAGGGGGGGCTTGAGATCACCACAGCCATGGATCTTGGCCTGCAGCTCAAGGCCGAGCAGATTCTCCATGATGGTGTTGTCAAACTGTCACCCCAGCTGCAAGGGGCGCTGGTGGCCTTTGATCCGGTCAGCGGTAATCTGCTGGCTACGGTTGGCGGTACCGAGTATGTGAAGGGCGGTTTTAACCGGGCCTTGCAGGCCAAACGGCAGCCCGGCTCGGCCATCAAGCCGTTGATCTACGCGGCTGCCCTTGAACAGGGGGTGACCGCAGCAAGCCTCTGGAATGATGCGGCAGTCAGCTATCCTCAAGGTGATGGCGAAAGTTGGACCCCGCACAATTATGATGGCAAATCCCACGGCAGCATGACCCTGCGTCAGGCCCTGGCAAGCTCAAACAACGTGATTGCGGTCAAGCTGCTGGAGACCATCGGCATCCCTGCCTTTACGGAGCTGGCTGCGAAAAACGGCCTGGCCCTGCATGGCAACAATCTCTCACTGGCATTGGGCACCGAAGAGGTCACGCTCCATGACCTGGTACTGGCCTATGCACCGTTTGCAACAGGAGGCGTGCGTACCGAGCCGCGCTCCATCCTGCGGATCTATGAAACCTACCGCAAAAACTGGTTTGAAAACACAACCAGCAGCAGTCAGGCCCTCTCGCCGGCCACCGCCTTCATTACCACCAGCATGCTCAAGGATGTCTTGACCAGCGGCACGGCCAAGGGGTTGAAGAAGTTCAGCCAGAAGTACCCGTCAGCCGGCAAGACCGGTACTACCAACGACTACCACGATGCCTGGTTTATCGGCTATACCCCCCATCTGGTAACGGGTGTCTGGGTCGGCTATGACCAGCCACGGTCCGGTGGCAAAGGCTTTACCGGCGGGGCCGTGGCTGCTCCGATCTGGGAGCGCTTTATGCGGCAGGCCCTGGCCGGAAGGCCTGCGGATGATTTTACCCGGCCTGACTCGGTCATATCGGTGAGTATTGACCCAGCCAACGCCCTGCTGGCAACGCCGGCCTGTCCGGCCAAGCGGGAGGAGTTCTTTGCCTGCGGCACGGAGCCGGATGACTACTGTCCCATGCATGATGCGACGGCAGCGCCCGCTGCAGCCGCTCCTGGCCCTGCCCTCAAACCATCCCCATCCCACTAG
- a CDS encoding efflux transporter outer membrane subunit, with translation MKILSRFACAIVLTICCSLAGCSGLLPRSQYTRPEVTLPQQWQATGVTGSAVATKRQWWRDYNDQALSDLIELALRSNNNLAAATIKVKRAQLSARLTNTNLTPTVSANLSSSLSRDLTTRRETKSSVATLSASYELDLWGKLASARDAGKWEAEATEYDRQSTALALVGTVATNYWTIAYLNERIASVDASILNAERVLGLVEVKYQAGAVSALDKLQAQQTVASQKAQLTELWQQRTEARNALAILFNQAPVPAVPERQRLPEGALPQVQAGLPASLLGQRPDLQAAEQRLKKYLANIDTTRASYYPSFTLTGTLGTSSTSLVEVIKNPYAALGAGLALPFIQWNTMRLHVETAQADYEEAVVNFRQTLYAALSDVENALAARKNYAEEIKQLQDSLDLAKKAEQLAEVRYLTGATDLQTWLDTQERRRDAERAFALVRLAQLKNSMALYQVIGGSTALAAP, from the coding sequence ATGAAGATACTGTCCAGGTTTGCCTGCGCCATTGTTCTGACAATCTGTTGTTCCCTTGCAGGCTGCAGCGGCCTGCTGCCGCGCAGCCAGTATACCCGGCCGGAGGTGACGCTCCCGCAACAATGGCAGGCAACCGGCGTAACCGGTTCAGCTGTTGCAACAAAAAGACAGTGGTGGCGGGACTACAATGATCAGGCCTTGAGCGACCTGATCGAGCTGGCACTCAGATCCAACAACAACCTTGCAGCGGCCACGATCAAGGTAAAGCGGGCACAGCTTTCGGCCAGGCTTACCAACACCAATCTGACTCCGACGGTTTCTGCCAATCTCAGCAGCAGCCTGAGCCGTGACCTCACTACCCGCAGGGAGACCAAGTCGAGCGTGGCCACACTCTCGGCAAGCTATGAGCTGGATCTGTGGGGGAAGCTGGCCAGCGCCCGTGACGCCGGCAAGTGGGAGGCCGAAGCAACCGAGTATGATCGCCAGAGTACCGCGTTGGCGCTGGTTGGCACCGTCGCAACGAACTACTGGACCATCGCCTACCTGAATGAACGGATCGCCTCGGTTGACGCAAGTATTCTCAACGCCGAAAGAGTCCTGGGGCTGGTGGAGGTCAAATATCAGGCAGGAGCCGTTTCCGCATTGGATAAACTGCAGGCCCAACAGACCGTTGCCAGCCAGAAGGCGCAGCTGACTGAACTTTGGCAACAGCGGACTGAAGCGCGTAATGCCCTGGCGATTCTGTTCAACCAGGCACCGGTGCCTGCCGTGCCGGAACGTCAGCGCCTGCCGGAGGGGGCGTTGCCGCAGGTGCAGGCCGGTCTCCCTGCCAGCCTGCTTGGCCAACGGCCTGATCTGCAGGCTGCCGAGCAGAGACTGAAAAAATACCTGGCGAATATTGACACTACCCGCGCCAGCTACTATCCCAGTTTTACCCTGACCGGGACGCTTGGCACAAGCAGCACCAGCCTGGTTGAGGTCATCAAAAACCCCTACGCCGCATTGGGTGCGGGGCTGGCACTGCCGTTTATCCAATGGAATACGATGAGGTTGCATGTGGAAACCGCACAAGCGGATTATGAGGAGGCAGTGGTAAACTTCAGGCAGACACTCTACGCAGCGCTCAGTGATGTCGAGAATGCCCTGGCTGCACGCAAGAATTACGCAGAAGAGATCAAACAGCTGCAAGACTCCCTCGACCTGGCCAAAAAGGCGGAACAGCTGGCGGAGGTCCGTTATCTGACAGGCGCTACCGATCTGCAAACCTGGCTGGATACCCAGGAGCGCCGCAGAGATGCCGAACGGGCATTCGCGCTGGTCCGGTTGGCACAACTCAAAAACAGCATGGCGTTATATCAGGTGATTGGCGGCAGCACCGCTTTAGCAGCGCCGTAA
- a CDS encoding 4-hydroxybenzoate octaprenyltransferase, whose protein sequence is MTAVVQKITIFMEMIKFSHTIFALPFALSGALLAIRGLPSARQLLFIILAMVGARTAAMAMNRLIDADIDAKNPRTAGRAIPAGLLSKGAVFGAIVLSVALLLWSAAMLNPLCLKLSPIALGFLLLYSYCKRFTALAHIVLGICLAAAPIGAWVALTGRIELPALVLGLIVLFWVSAFDMLYALQDLEYDRSVGLHSIPVALGVDGSLRLSRLFHLITVGLLLWLIILMGLGIWFWIGTAAMTAMLLYEHWLLRGGDLTKLDAAFFTMNGYISLTFLAATAADVFL, encoded by the coding sequence ATGACCGCAGTCGTGCAAAAAATCACCATCTTTATGGAGATGATCAAATTCTCCCACACCATCTTTGCCCTGCCCTTTGCCCTGTCCGGGGCCCTGTTGGCGATCCGCGGCCTGCCCAGCGCTAGGCAACTGCTGTTCATCATACTGGCCATGGTGGGGGCCCGCACCGCAGCCATGGCCATGAACCGGCTGATTGATGCCGATATTGATGCCAAAAATCCTCGCACTGCCGGACGTGCCATTCCGGCCGGTCTGCTCTCCAAAGGGGCGGTCTTTGGCGCCATTGTGCTGTCCGTGGCCCTGCTGCTCTGGTCGGCAGCCATGCTGAATCCGCTCTGTCTCAAGCTCTCGCCGATCGCGCTGGGGTTTCTGCTGCTCTATTCCTACTGCAAACGGTTTACTGCCCTGGCCCATATCGTCCTGGGGATCTGTCTGGCAGCCGCACCGATCGGCGCCTGGGTGGCGCTTACCGGCAGGATCGAGCTGCCTGCCCTGGTGCTGGGACTGATCGTGCTGTTCTGGGTCTCCGCCTTTGACATGCTCTATGCCCTGCAGGATTTGGAGTATGACCGCTCGGTGGGGCTGCACTCCATCCCGGTGGCACTGGGAGTGGACGGCTCGCTCCGGCTTTCGCGCCTGTTCCACCTGATCACGGTTGGCCTGCTGCTCTGGCTGATCATCCTGATGGGGCTGGGGATCTGGTTCTGGATCGGCACTGCAGCCATGACCGCCATGCTGTTGTACGAACACTGGCTGCTGCGGGGGGGCGATCTGACCAAACTGGATGCCGCCTTTTTCACCATGAACGGCTACATCAGCCTGACCTTCCTGGCTGCCACGGCAGCGGATGTCTTTCTGTAA
- a CDS encoding efflux RND transporter periplasmic adaptor subunit produces MNVPKRKQIIIAIIIIVLVTAGIAIARKFMAPAKITFITAPAVRMDLEDSVLATGILKAFKTVAVGAQVNGQLKTLHVALGAKVKKGQLLAEIDPVLPQNTLKDAEAQVENLQAQQRSKQALLRQYELAYQRQRQMQAKDAGSRADLESAQAQLESTRYEISALAAQIKKAIIAVDTARANLGYTRIHAPIEGTVISIDTEEGQTVVSNQTATMILTLATLDNMTVKAKISEADVTRVKAGLPTYFTLLGDSDTRYYGKLRAIEPGPVSGSTTTSSTSSSSSSSSAIYYYGLFEVPNPDTKLKVSMTAQVAIVLNQARQALCIPVSALAERQKDGRATVKVLAGEQVEVRAIQTGISNNVQIQVVNGLREGEKVIIGDSSNLPKSDPNNMPPPPGRR; encoded by the coding sequence ATGAATGTTCCTAAACGGAAGCAGATCATCATAGCTATCATCATCATTGTTCTGGTGACAGCCGGCATAGCCATTGCCAGGAAGTTCATGGCGCCGGCAAAAATTACCTTCATAACGGCTCCGGCTGTCCGTATGGATCTGGAAGATAGCGTTCTTGCCACCGGCATTCTGAAGGCATTCAAGACGGTGGCGGTAGGCGCACAGGTGAATGGGCAGCTGAAGACGTTGCACGTTGCTTTGGGGGCCAAGGTGAAAAAGGGACAGTTGCTGGCTGAAATCGACCCGGTGCTGCCGCAAAACACCCTTAAGGATGCCGAAGCCCAGGTTGAAAACCTGCAGGCGCAGCAACGATCAAAACAGGCACTTTTAAGGCAGTATGAACTGGCCTACCAGCGCCAGCGACAGATGCAGGCCAAGGATGCCGGTTCCCGTGCCGATCTTGAGAGCGCACAGGCACAACTGGAAAGCACCCGGTATGAGATCTCTGCCCTTGCAGCCCAGATCAAGAAGGCAATCATTGCGGTTGATACGGCCAGGGCCAATCTTGGTTATACCCGGATCCATGCGCCGATCGAAGGGACGGTCATCTCGATCGATACTGAAGAGGGGCAGACCGTGGTGTCGAATCAAACAGCCACGATGATCCTGACCCTGGCCACGCTGGACAACATGACGGTCAAGGCCAAGATCTCTGAAGCGGATGTGACGAGGGTCAAGGCAGGCTTGCCGACCTACTTCACCCTGCTGGGAGACAGCGATACCCGTTATTACGGCAAACTGCGGGCCATCGAACCGGGTCCGGTTTCAGGCAGCACAACAACCAGTAGCACCAGCAGTTCCAGTAGCTCCAGCTCCGCGATTTACTACTACGGACTCTTTGAGGTGCCCAACCCTGATACGAAGCTGAAGGTTTCAATGACCGCACAAGTTGCAATTGTGCTGAATCAGGCCAGGCAGGCACTCTGCATTCCGGTATCGGCCCTTGCTGAAAGGCAGAAGGACGGCAGGGCAACCGTCAAGGTGTTGGCCGGTGAGCAGGTGGAAGTCCGGGCGATCCAGACCGGCATTTCCAACAATGTCCAGATTCAGGTTGTGAACGGACTGCGGGAGGGGGAAAAGGTCATCATCGGTGACAGCTCCAACCTGCCGAAGAGCGATCCCAACAACATGCCGCCTCCCCCGGGGAGGCGGTAG
- a CDS encoding glycogen synthase codes for MKKRSQGQGSTGSSQEKPLAILFAASEAAPYAKTGGLGEVVGDLPRYLHAMGHDVRVVLPRYYSIDPDRYGLKLLPGTLVVPMGIIGEMYCGVWEGRLPKSEVPVYFLEHQGLYGRDGIYGVDNVGFMDNDNRYVFLSRAALELPKMLGWQPDILHAHDWHTAAVPVFLNTSYRNDPLVGNAASILTIHNMQYQGNFYPGLMEVLDIGWEYFTFLGLEKDDQVNLLKGGIYHATLLNTVSRGYAREIQTPLYGWGLEGVLQERSADLYGILNGVDYNEWNPATDQYLPATYSADDLTGKLTCKRALQRRFGLPELDLPLFGIVSRMVPQKGTDLLAEAIHNMIRLDLQVVVVGNGEPWAHFFFGGMAHRHPDKVGCHIGYDNALAHLVEAGSDFFLMPSAFEPCGLNQMYSLAYGTPPVVRATGGLDDSVENFDESALTGDGFKFWTRTAAALYDTVGWATWTFYNNPEGLAALRKNGMTKRFTWEESARKYDALYREALRRRRGAE; via the coding sequence GTGAAAAAGAGATCACAGGGGCAGGGATCAACCGGCAGCAGCCAGGAAAAACCGCTTGCTATTCTGTTTGCCGCTTCGGAGGCCGCGCCCTATGCCAAGACCGGTGGCCTGGGCGAGGTGGTGGGTGATCTGCCGCGCTACCTGCACGCCATGGGCCATGATGTCCGGGTGGTGCTGCCCCGTTACTACAGTATTGATCCTGACCGCTATGGCCTGAAACTGCTGCCCGGTACCCTGGTGGTGCCGATGGGGATCATCGGCGAGATGTACTGCGGGGTCTGGGAGGGGCGCCTGCCCAAAAGCGAGGTGCCGGTCTATTTTCTGGAACATCAGGGGCTCTACGGCCGTGATGGGATCTATGGCGTGGACAATGTCGGCTTCATGGACAACGACAACCGCTATGTCTTTCTCTCCCGGGCCGCCCTGGAACTGCCCAAGATGCTGGGCTGGCAGCCGGATATCCTGCATGCCCATGACTGGCATACCGCCGCCGTGCCGGTCTTCCTCAATACCAGCTACCGCAACGATCCGTTGGTGGGTAATGCCGCCTCAATCCTGACCATCCACAACATGCAGTACCAGGGCAACTTCTATCCCGGTCTGATGGAGGTGCTGGATATCGGCTGGGAGTACTTTACCTTTCTGGGGCTGGAAAAGGATGATCAGGTCAACCTGCTGAAAGGCGGTATCTACCACGCCACCCTGCTGAACACGGTCAGCCGGGGCTATGCCCGCGAGATCCAGACCCCGCTTTACGGCTGGGGGCTGGAAGGGGTGCTGCAGGAGCGCAGTGCCGACCTGTACGGCATCCTGAACGGTGTTGATTACAATGAATGGAACCCGGCCACAGATCAGTACCTGCCGGCCACCTACTCGGCAGATGACCTGACCGGCAAACTGACCTGCAAGCGGGCCCTGCAGCGGCGTTTCGGTCTGCCTGAGCTTGATCTGCCGCTGTTCGGGATTGTCTCGCGCATGGTGCCCCAGAAAGGGACCGACCTGCTGGCCGAGGCGATCCACAATATGATCAGGCTGGACCTGCAGGTGGTGGTGGTGGGCAATGGCGAACCCTGGGCCCACTTCTTCTTTGGCGGTATGGCCCATCGTCACCCCGACAAGGTCGGCTGTCACATCGGTTACGACAACGCCCTGGCCCATCTGGTGGAGGCCGGTTCCGACTTCTTCCTGATGCCGTCGGCCTTTGAACCCTGCGGTCTGAACCAGATGTACTCGCTGGCCTACGGTACCCCGCCGGTGGTACGTGCCACCGGAGGGCTGGATGACAGTGTTGAGAACTTTGACGAGTCTGCCCTTACCGGCGATGGCTTCAAGTTCTGGACCAGGACCGCTGCCGCTCTGTACGATACGGTCGGCTGGGCCACCTGGACCTTCTACAACAACCCTGAAGGATTGGCAGCCCTGCGTAAAAACGGCATGACCAAGCGCTTTACCTGGGAGGAGTCTGCCCGCAAGTACGACGCCCTGTACCGGGAGGCGTTACGGAGAAGACGCGGTGCAGAGTAG
- a CDS encoding UbiD family decarboxylase — protein MLSSLHDFIERLEHLRDLQQVSVPVATRLEIAAITRRISSYPKGGPALLFQQPDESPFPVATNLFGSQRRMRLALGLDSLEDLTAAFDRVLQAIPLQGLTGLGTLLAGHPELACCTPVAVAHGPCREELVPGADLLQFPFLHNWPDDGTAAGTGRYLTLGQVVTTAPDGSDPNCGIYRCQIHDAHTLAIRWRRGSGAARHYQQFVQQGIRMPLAIVLGGPPSLTLAAAWPLPEGLDEFSFAGWLRGASIPTVACSHGPLQVPAEAELVIEGFAEPDRPLVEGPFGNHTGQYDPAGPAARVTVTRITRRRNPIVPATVVGPPPQEDCWMMLGWERLLAALLPGLVPGVRDIRMPLPWVFRSSAVISLENPSPHMVRKTVQALWQLPWFRKAHLLILVDAGIAARNLQQVAWRTVNETDWLDDLIKDEAGGRLAVDATRRSVEALLPDAATSQLMTQRWKEYGLP, from the coding sequence ATGCTCTCATCCCTGCATGATTTTATCGAACGCCTTGAACACCTGCGTGACCTGCAGCAGGTCAGCGTGCCGGTCGCAACCCGGCTGGAGATCGCTGCCATTACCCGCCGGATCAGCAGCTATCCCAAAGGCGGCCCGGCCCTGCTGTTTCAGCAGCCGGATGAGTCTCCCTTTCCGGTGGCCACCAACCTGTTCGGCTCACAGCGCAGGATGCGGCTGGCCCTGGGGCTGGACAGCCTGGAAGACCTGACTGCCGCCTTTGACAGGGTTCTGCAGGCCATCCCCCTGCAGGGCCTGACCGGTCTTGGTACGCTGCTGGCAGGTCATCCCGAGCTGGCCTGTTGCACGCCGGTAGCGGTCGCGCACGGCCCCTGCCGGGAGGAGCTGGTGCCAGGGGCAGACCTGCTCCAGTTCCCGTTTCTGCACAACTGGCCTGATGACGGCACAGCCGCCGGAACCGGGCGTTATCTGACCCTGGGACAGGTGGTTACCACTGCCCCGGACGGCAGTGACCCCAACTGTGGCATCTACCGCTGCCAGATCCATGATGCCCATACCCTGGCGATCCGCTGGCGGCGGGGCAGCGGGGCAGCGCGGCACTATCAGCAGTTTGTCCAGCAGGGTATACGGATGCCGCTGGCAATTGTGCTGGGCGGCCCGCCGAGCCTGACGCTGGCCGCTGCCTGGCCGCTGCCGGAAGGGCTGGATGAGTTCAGTTTTGCCGGCTGGCTGCGGGGCGCTTCGATCCCCACTGTGGCCTGCTCCCATGGGCCGCTGCAGGTGCCGGCAGAGGCAGAACTGGTGATTGAGGGCTTTGCGGAGCCGGACAGGCCGCTTGTGGAGGGGCCCTTTGGCAATCACACCGGGCAGTATGATCCGGCCGGTCCTGCAGCCCGCGTGACGGTCACGCGGATTACCCGGCGCCGCAATCCGATTGTCCCGGCCACCGTGGTTGGGCCGCCGCCCCAGGAGGATTGCTGGATGATGCTGGGCTGGGAGCGGCTGCTGGCTGCCCTGTTGCCCGGACTGGTGCCGGGGGTGCGGGATATCAGGATGCCGCTGCCCTGGGTCTTCCGCAGCAGTGCGGTCATTTCCCTTGAAAATCCGTCTCCCCACATGGTACGAAAAACCGTGCAGGCCCTGTGGCAGCTGCCCTGGTTCCGTAAGGCCCACCTGCTGATCCTGGTGGACGCCGGGATCGCTGCCCGCAACCTGCAACAGGTGGCCTGGCGAACCGTTAATGAAACCGATTGGCTGGACGATCTGATCAAGGACGAGGCTGGCGGCCGTCTGGCCGTTGATGCCACCCGGCGCTCGGTTGAGGCGCTGCTGCCTGATGCAGCAACCAGCCAGCTGATGACACAACGTTGGAAGGAGTATGGTCTGCCATGA